Proteins from a genomic interval of Rhodothermus marinus:
- a CDS encoding sigma-54-dependent transcriptional regulator, which produces MRHSQTIALARSLLAEGRSGEVARMLEPLIEPLPPDPASADASQHLLRALLARVRLLRQDDVSGTHRLLQPLDAPALRERLAPAVRAEVALWLGWLHAWPENREADRARAFNLLAEAERFFQQELNTAGRCWVRIGRALAYLTIDEYALALQALDEAASLKERLPDVQADAWIQDLRVWIALLTGRYRRAEHELERLQTLAAQAADTLLQGRTATYRALLEQARGGAPSAILEAADTAEALLSGLMSPPYLLAWVRAARLAALRRQGTWGEIDRLLQRWQSGTSRETPHPVLLEAAELALLREDFDTCAQLLEQALTSPAPVQPRLLATRAALLQARHFLARNLPVRAREWAERAYRTAQELGLEPLVLEALLVQTRIALAEKALPQARSFLQQAEAFGNYFSLLPWAARRFWLLGERLEAEGQPDEARAHYVQALSAYSLLGDRYHTARLQLAVARLVRTNDPSQARALLEAAAQTFDALGVATQRQEACRLLQQLPHRVVPVESAPETQLGHALARAALSVELVAEAWLQVLRQLWPDRWLAVFQHMPEGDWRTVRSHGTAPEPLVFPSPEQSETFLNGVAWLRLRPMPGPAFFMAARVSEPERSDWEAVVARLRPWLPVVALALDHALLRARQFGELANGHTPDEPLPSPLEDFVYASPAMRALVHQIYRVRSSHSPVLITGESGTGKELIARAVHATSDRRDAPFVAFNCANVPPELIDSHLFGHEKGAFTGATQANPGVIRAADGGTLFLDEIGDLPLEVQPKLLRFLQEGEIFPLGARRPVRVNVRVVAATHRDLEALVREGKFREDLYYRLNVIPLHVPPLRERREDIPVLVRHFLNTLRPPGAPAVSITSRAMEALMRYDWPGNVRQLRNEIERALVFVASEPVPTIDLKDLSPAVQRALSGEPSRPARAVLDSTQPLDAVLADTEKAVIEQVLAENRGRISAAARALGLTRQGLYKKMKRLGIDPARFQRRRTDVNPTATS; this is translated from the coding sequence GTGCGACACTCGCAGACCATAGCACTGGCGCGTAGCCTGCTGGCCGAAGGGCGCAGCGGCGAGGTGGCCCGTATGCTCGAGCCGCTGATCGAGCCGTTGCCGCCCGATCCGGCCTCGGCCGACGCCTCGCAGCACCTGCTGCGGGCATTGCTGGCCCGCGTGCGGCTGCTGCGCCAGGACGACGTGTCCGGCACGCACCGACTGCTGCAGCCGCTCGACGCGCCAGCCCTGCGCGAGCGCCTGGCACCTGCCGTCCGGGCCGAGGTGGCGCTCTGGCTGGGCTGGCTTCATGCCTGGCCCGAAAACCGTGAAGCCGACCGCGCCCGTGCCTTCAACCTGCTGGCCGAAGCCGAACGCTTCTTCCAGCAGGAGCTGAACACGGCCGGGCGTTGCTGGGTCCGCATCGGGCGTGCCCTGGCCTATCTGACCATCGACGAATACGCGCTGGCGCTGCAGGCGCTCGACGAGGCGGCTTCGCTGAAGGAACGGTTACCGGACGTGCAGGCCGACGCCTGGATTCAGGACCTGCGCGTCTGGATCGCCCTGCTGACCGGCCGCTACCGCCGGGCCGAGCACGAACTGGAACGCCTGCAGACGCTGGCCGCACAGGCCGCCGACACGCTGCTGCAGGGCCGTACCGCCACCTACCGGGCGTTGCTCGAACAGGCGCGGGGCGGCGCGCCTTCTGCCATCCTGGAGGCCGCCGATACGGCCGAGGCATTGCTGTCGGGGCTAATGTCGCCGCCTTATCTGCTGGCATGGGTGCGCGCGGCGCGTCTGGCCGCGCTGCGGCGTCAGGGCACCTGGGGTGAAATCGACCGCCTGCTGCAGCGCTGGCAATCGGGTACATCGCGCGAAACGCCGCATCCGGTGTTGCTCGAAGCGGCCGAACTGGCGCTGCTCCGGGAAGATTTCGACACCTGCGCGCAGCTGCTCGAACAGGCGCTGACCTCGCCCGCTCCTGTTCAGCCCCGCCTGCTGGCAACCCGGGCGGCCCTGCTGCAGGCCCGGCATTTTCTGGCGCGGAACCTGCCTGTCCGCGCCCGTGAGTGGGCCGAACGGGCCTATCGCACCGCGCAGGAGCTCGGACTGGAACCGCTGGTGCTCGAAGCCCTCCTTGTGCAGACCCGAATTGCGCTGGCCGAGAAGGCATTGCCACAGGCACGCTCCTTCCTGCAACAGGCCGAAGCTTTCGGCAACTACTTCAGTCTGCTCCCCTGGGCGGCCCGGCGCTTCTGGCTGCTCGGCGAGCGTCTGGAGGCCGAAGGCCAGCCCGACGAAGCGCGGGCGCACTACGTGCAGGCCCTTTCGGCCTACTCGCTGCTGGGCGACCGTTACCACACGGCCCGGCTACAACTGGCCGTGGCGCGGCTGGTCCGCACGAACGATCCTTCCCAGGCGCGGGCACTGCTGGAAGCAGCCGCGCAGACGTTCGACGCACTGGGCGTCGCCACACAGCGCCAGGAAGCCTGTCGTCTGCTCCAGCAACTGCCCCACCGGGTGGTGCCCGTCGAATCGGCTCCGGAGACGCAACTGGGTCATGCACTGGCCCGGGCGGCCCTGTCAGTGGAGCTGGTGGCTGAAGCCTGGTTGCAGGTGCTCCGCCAGCTCTGGCCCGACCGCTGGCTGGCCGTCTTCCAGCACATGCCGGAAGGCGACTGGCGGACCGTCCGCAGCCACGGCACAGCTCCAGAACCGCTTGTCTTCCCATCGCCTGAGCAGAGCGAAACCTTCCTGAATGGCGTCGCCTGGCTGCGGCTGCGCCCGATGCCCGGCCCGGCCTTCTTCATGGCGGCCCGAGTATCCGAGCCCGAACGCTCCGACTGGGAGGCCGTCGTGGCGCGGCTGCGCCCGTGGCTGCCGGTGGTGGCGCTGGCGCTGGACCACGCGCTGCTGCGAGCCCGCCAGTTCGGCGAGCTGGCCAACGGGCACACGCCGGACGAGCCCCTGCCCTCCCCACTGGAAGACTTCGTCTATGCCAGCCCCGCCATGCGGGCGCTGGTGCACCAGATCTACCGGGTGCGGAGCAGCCACAGCCCGGTGCTCATTACCGGCGAAAGCGGCACGGGCAAGGAGCTGATCGCCCGGGCCGTGCACGCGACCAGCGACCGCCGAGACGCACCGTTCGTGGCCTTCAACTGCGCCAACGTGCCGCCCGAGTTGATCGACAGCCATCTGTTCGGGCACGAAAAAGGTGCCTTCACGGGCGCCACGCAGGCCAACCCCGGCGTCATCCGGGCGGCCGACGGCGGCACGCTCTTCCTGGACGAGATCGGCGATCTGCCGCTCGAAGTGCAACCCAAGCTGCTGCGCTTTCTGCAGGAAGGTGAAATCTTTCCGCTGGGAGCCCGCCGTCCCGTGCGCGTCAACGTCCGGGTCGTCGCCGCCACGCACCGCGACCTGGAGGCGCTCGTACGCGAGGGGAAGTTCCGCGAAGACCTCTACTATCGGCTCAACGTCATCCCGCTGCACGTGCCGCCCTTGCGAGAGCGCCGCGAAGACATCCCGGTGCTCGTGCGGCACTTTCTGAACACGCTGCGGCCGCCGGGCGCTCCGGCTGTCTCCATCACGAGCCGCGCCATGGAGGCGCTCATGCGCTACGACTGGCCCGGCAACGTGCGCCAGCTTCGCAACGAGATCGAGCGGGCACTGGTGTTCGTGGCAAGCGAGCCGGTCCCCACCATTGACCTGAAGGATCTCTCGCCCGCCGTACAGCGCGCGCTGAGCGGCGAGCCTTCGCGCCCGGCCCGGGCCGTCCTCGACAGCACCCAGCCGCTGGACGCCGTGCTGGCCGACACCGAAAAGGCGGTGATCGAGCAGGTGCTCGCCGAAAACCGCGGCCGCATCAGCGCTGCGGCGCGGGCGCTGGGCCTGACCCGCCAAGGTCTCTACAAGAAGATGAAGCGGCTGGGTATCGATCCGGCCCGCTTCCAGCGTCGCCGTACCGATGTGAACCCGACCGCAACCTCATAG
- a CDS encoding cysteine desulfurase, translated as MPASVDSTGLQTTFDVARVRADFPALHQRIYDGRPLVYLDNAATTQKPQVVIDRIRDFYMRENANIHRGVHYLSQLASDAYDEARRLVADFIGAPDPSQVIFTRGTTESINLVAATYGRQHVGKGDEIVLSAMEHHSNIVPWQLLCEEKGARLRVVPVDERGVLDLEALERSLTERTRLVAIAHVSNALGTVNPVREIIRMAHARGIPVLVDGAQAIQHLEVNVAELDCDFYCFSGHKMYGPTGIGILYGKAELLEAMPPYQGGGDMIERVTFERTTFNRLPYKFEAGTPHIAGAIGLGAAVAYLNGLGRAAVAHYEDELLRYATERLQEVPGLRLIGTAPHKVSVLSFVIDGVHPYDAGTLLDQMGIAVRTGHHCAQPLMDRLGLPGTIRASLALYNTREEIDALVEALHRVVRMLR; from the coding sequence TCGACGTGGCGCGCGTGCGGGCCGACTTTCCGGCCCTGCATCAGCGCATCTACGACGGGCGGCCGCTCGTGTATCTCGACAACGCGGCCACCACGCAGAAGCCGCAGGTGGTGATCGACCGCATCCGCGACTTCTACATGCGCGAGAATGCCAACATCCACCGCGGCGTGCACTACCTGAGTCAGCTTGCCTCCGACGCCTACGACGAGGCGCGGCGCCTGGTGGCCGACTTCATCGGCGCGCCGGATCCCTCGCAGGTGATCTTCACACGCGGCACCACCGAGAGCATCAACCTGGTGGCCGCCACCTACGGCCGCCAGCATGTCGGCAAAGGGGACGAGATCGTGCTCTCGGCCATGGAGCACCACTCGAACATCGTCCCCTGGCAACTGCTCTGCGAGGAGAAAGGCGCCCGGCTGCGGGTGGTGCCGGTGGATGAGCGGGGCGTGCTCGATCTGGAGGCGCTGGAACGGTCGCTGACCGAGCGCACGCGCCTGGTGGCCATTGCCCATGTGTCGAACGCACTGGGCACGGTCAATCCGGTCCGGGAAATCATCCGGATGGCGCATGCCCGTGGGATTCCGGTGCTTGTCGACGGAGCGCAGGCCATCCAGCACCTGGAAGTGAACGTGGCCGAGCTGGACTGCGACTTCTACTGCTTCTCCGGCCACAAGATGTACGGTCCCACGGGCATCGGCATCCTCTACGGGAAGGCCGAGCTGCTCGAAGCCATGCCCCCCTATCAGGGCGGCGGCGACATGATCGAGCGCGTCACCTTCGAGCGCACCACGTTCAACCGTCTGCCCTACAAGTTCGAGGCGGGCACCCCGCATATCGCGGGAGCCATCGGGCTGGGCGCGGCCGTCGCCTACCTGAACGGACTGGGACGTGCGGCCGTGGCCCACTACGAGGACGAACTGCTTCGTTACGCCACCGAGCGCCTGCAGGAGGTGCCGGGTCTCCGGCTGATCGGGACGGCTCCCCATAAAGTCAGCGTGCTTTCGTTCGTCATCGACGGGGTACACCCCTACGACGCCGGCACGCTGCTCGACCAGATGGGCATTGCCGTACGCACGGGCCACCACTGCGCCCAGCCGCTCATGGATCGACTGGGTTTGCCCGGCACGATCCGCGCCTCGCTGGCGCTCTACAACACGCGCGAAGAAATCGACGCGCTCGTCGAGGCCCTGCACCGCGTTGTTCGCATGCTACGTTGA
- a CDS encoding SUF system Fe-S cluster assembly protein, producing the protein MSAYVAIDNQLGDKELEQAIIEALKSVYDPEIPVNIYDLGLIYEIRIFEDRTVYVKMTLTAPGCPVAGTLPGQVEMRLQEVPGVKDARVELTFDPPYTIERMSDEARLALGWM; encoded by the coding sequence ATGTCCGCCTACGTTGCCATCGACAACCAGCTCGGCGACAAAGAGCTGGAGCAGGCCATCATCGAAGCGCTCAAGAGCGTCTATGACCCGGAGATTCCGGTCAACATTTACGATCTGGGCCTGATCTACGAAATCCGAATCTTCGAGGACCGGACGGTCTACGTCAAGATGACGCTGACGGCGCCGGGCTGCCCGGTGGCCGGCACGCTACCGGGCCAGGTGGAAATGCGCCTGCAGGAGGTGCCCGGCGTCAAAGACGCGCGGGTCGAGCTGACCTTCGACCCGCCCTATACGATCGAGCGCATGTCGGACGAGGCCCGGCTGGCGCTCGGCTGGATGTAA
- a CDS encoding SufE family protein, whose amino-acid sequence MAELHNDTIEARARQLVEEFALFDDWMDKYEYLIELGKSLPPLEPEYKTEAFRIHGCQSQVWIRPEFRDGRVYFKGDSDALITKGLVALLIRVLSGQPPEAIVNARLDFLDEIGLKAHLSPTRKNGLAAMIEQIRRYAQAYLQASRN is encoded by the coding sequence ATGGCGGAACTGCACAACGACACGATCGAAGCACGGGCGCGCCAGCTCGTCGAAGAGTTTGCGCTCTTTGACGACTGGATGGATAAGTACGAGTACCTGATCGAACTGGGAAAGTCGCTCCCGCCGCTCGAGCCGGAGTACAAAACCGAAGCGTTCCGGATTCACGGCTGCCAGTCGCAGGTGTGGATCCGGCCCGAGTTTCGGGACGGGCGCGTCTATTTCAAAGGCGACAGCGACGCGCTGATCACGAAAGGGCTGGTGGCCCTGCTGATCCGCGTGCTTTCGGGCCAGCCACCGGAAGCCATTGTCAACGCGCGGCTGGACTTTCTGGACGAGATCGGTCTGAAGGCCCACCTGTCGCCCACGCGCAAAAACGGCCTGGCGGCCATGATCGAACAGATACGCCGCTACGCACAGGCCTACCTGCAGGCATCCCGCAACTAA
- a CDS encoding VOC family protein, with protein sequence MQPTRSPDMQPVADEALAVQLDHAAIMTTQLDAAVDFYTRLIGLHLRIIEEDPIRKGRRRALLTDANGRDVLELIEMPELSHPTIPGRGGLHHLGFRVPATDWHALRARLDAAGYPYQEVHQRLFVRDADGLVLEIEPLR encoded by the coding sequence ATGCAACCGACCCGTAGCCCCGACATGCAACCGGTCGCCGACGAGGCGCTGGCCGTCCAGCTCGACCATGCGGCGATCATGACCACGCAACTGGACGCCGCCGTGGATTTCTACACGCGCCTCATCGGCCTGCACCTGCGCATCATCGAAGAAGATCCCATCCGGAAAGGTCGACGTCGGGCCCTGTTGACCGACGCCAACGGCCGCGACGTGCTGGAACTCATCGAAATGCCCGAGCTGAGCCATCCGACCATTCCCGGCCGGGGCGGCCTTCATCATCTGGGATTCCGGGTGCCCGCGACCGACTGGCACGCGCTGCGGGCCCGTCTCGATGCGGCCGGCTATCCCTACCAGGAGGTGCACCAGCGCCTGTTCGTGCGCGACGCCGACGGTCTGGTGCTGGAGATCGAGCCGCTCCGCTAA